In Pelosinus sp. UFO1, one genomic interval encodes:
- a CDS encoding exodeoxyribonuclease III, with translation MKLVSWNVNGLRACLGKGFEDFFNTINADIFCLQETKMQPDQAQLDLPGFEKYWNSAIKKGYSGTAVFTRIKPLSVTYGMNLEEHDQEGRIITVEFEDFFLVNVYTPNSKRELLRLDYRMKWEDDFRSYLKELDKKKPVIVCGDLNVAHEEIDIKNPKSNRRNAGFTDEERGKMTTLLQAGFTDSFRYLHPTEKDAYTWWSYMMKARDRNIGWRIDYFLLSDRLRDSMKAATIHCEIMGSDHCPVGLEIF, from the coding sequence ATGAAATTAGTATCATGGAATGTAAATGGACTTAGAGCATGCCTTGGTAAGGGCTTTGAAGATTTCTTCAATACCATAAACGCTGATATTTTTTGTTTACAGGAAACAAAGATGCAGCCCGATCAAGCCCAATTAGACCTTCCTGGCTTTGAAAAGTACTGGAATAGTGCAATTAAAAAAGGTTACTCTGGAACGGCTGTATTCACACGTATCAAACCTCTGTCAGTAACCTATGGCATGAATCTAGAAGAGCATGACCAAGAAGGCCGCATCATCACAGTAGAATTTGAAGATTTTTTTCTCGTAAATGTTTATACACCAAATTCAAAACGAGAGCTTTTGCGTCTAGATTACCGTATGAAATGGGAAGATGACTTTCGGAGCTACCTTAAAGAGCTAGACAAGAAAAAACCTGTCATTGTCTGCGGTGACCTTAACGTTGCTCACGAAGAAATCGACATTAAGAATCCGAAATCCAATCGACGCAATGCTGGTTTTACCGATGAAGAAAGAGGCAAAATGACAACTCTTTTACAAGCTGGATTTACAGACAGCTTTAGATACTTACATCCAACTGAGAAGGATGCTTATACTTGGTGGTCCTACATGATGAAAGCAAGGGATCGTAATATTGGTTGGCGTATTGATTACTTTCTCCTTTCGGATCGGTTAAGGGATTCTATGAAAGCCGCTACAATTCATTGTGAAATCATGGGAAGTGATCATTGTCCTGTTGGGTTGGAGATATTTTAA